From a region of the Methylocystis hirsuta genome:
- the gcvT gene encoding glycine cleavage system aminomethyltransferase GcvT, which produces MVTELDVATAAPPALSKLPLDAVHRRLGARMAPFAGYEMPLQYEQGIVAETLHTRRRASLFDVSHMGQAILAGARAARALESLTPADLASLSPERTRYTQLLNESGGILDDLLVTRLPGVEERLLLVVNASRKQADFALISAALPQFDFNPLDRALLALQGPRASAVLGALLPGAEDLPFMGWRAFDFGGAPLFVSRSGYTGEDGFELSLRAEHAEDLARLLLSYEDVAPAGLGARDALRLEAGLPLYGHDLEETTDPVEAGVGWSIGKRRRMEGGFPGFERIRRALEQGPSRVRVGLLPQSKAPLREGAELSARDGEAVGHVTSGGFSPTLQRPIAMGYVASAHANVGATLSAPLRDKRVDVTVAALPFVPHRYFKTPAGKDAR; this is translated from the coding sequence ATGGTGACCGAACTCGACGTCGCGACCGCTGCGCCTCCCGCGCTGTCGAAACTTCCGCTCGACGCCGTGCATCGACGGCTTGGGGCGCGCATGGCGCCTTTCGCCGGCTACGAGATGCCGCTGCAATATGAGCAGGGCATCGTCGCCGAAACGCTGCATACGCGGCGTCGCGCAAGTCTGTTCGACGTTTCGCATATGGGTCAGGCGATCCTCGCCGGCGCGCGCGCCGCACGGGCGCTTGAAAGCCTGACGCCGGCGGATTTGGCGTCGCTTTCGCCAGAGCGCACGCGCTACACGCAGCTGCTCAACGAGAGCGGCGGCATACTCGACGATCTTCTCGTCACCCGTCTGCCAGGCGTTGAGGAGCGGCTGCTGCTTGTCGTCAACGCCTCGCGCAAGCAAGCCGATTTCGCGCTTATCAGCGCCGCGTTGCCCCAGTTCGACTTCAATCCTTTGGACCGCGCGTTGCTCGCCCTTCAGGGCCCGCGCGCGTCCGCGGTCCTCGGCGCACTCCTCCCCGGCGCCGAGGACCTTCCGTTCATGGGCTGGCGCGCTTTCGACTTCGGCGGCGCGCCGCTCTTCGTGTCGCGCAGCGGCTATACGGGCGAAGACGGATTTGAACTGTCGCTGCGCGCCGAGCATGCCGAAGACCTTGCGCGCCTGTTGCTGTCGTATGAGGACGTTGCGCCGGCGGGCCTCGGCGCGCGCGACGCCTTGCGGCTGGAGGCCGGCCTGCCGCTCTATGGCCACGACCTCGAGGAAACCACCGATCCGGTTGAAGCGGGAGTCGGCTGGTCGATCGGCAAACGCCGACGTATGGAGGGCGGATTCCCCGGCTTCGAGCGCATTCGGAGGGCGCTTGAGCAGGGTCCGTCGCGTGTGCGCGTCGGGCTTTTACCGCAGTCAAAGGCGCCGCTGCGCGAAGGCGCGGAGCTTTCAGCGCGCGACGGCGAAGCTGTTGGCCATGTGACGTCGGGCGGCTTTTCGCCGACGCTGCAACGCCCGATCGCGATGGGCTATGTCGCCAGCGCTCACGCCAACGTCGGCGCGACGCTTTCGGCGCCGCTGCGCGACAAACGC